A segment of the Zingiber officinale cultivar Zhangliang chromosome 8B, Zo_v1.1, whole genome shotgun sequence genome:
TCTGATGAGCCTACCAAGGGGGAGCTTGAGTATTGCAGTCCAACATGTTATTATGCCAAAACACCACCACCTCTACATGTAAGCTTTTATGTTGTGGTTTTATTTGCCGATATGAATGGAGTACTTGAAGAGTATATGATTTATCAAATCTGTTATTGTGGTTGTAGCAACTACATTTCTCCAAATTTCAGCTATCAACCTTGTTTTACGTCTTCTACAGGTATTCTATTCTTCCCTTTTATTTTTGTTGCTTTGCTCACATACTTTGCTTCACAAAAATCCAGAATGTTGGAAAAGGTTGACATGGAAGAATtagcaagtgagaaagaggagtccaatgaaattctacaagttgaagattgtgatggggctTGGATTGACAATAATTActtgcaatcctacatggcatgaaccacctgttggtgcagcggaggccggcaagaggggggtgaattgctgaaaacaaaaattaaactataccctcctcgtactttcaactcaattagtgcaatagtgataaattaataaagcaataaaaactaaataaagaaatacagaaaagatcaggattttaacctggttacaaccaagaaggttgttaatccagggcagtagaaaaagcgcagtagaaaaattctccttctctgaaggcggagaagccttttacactttggaagctcagaactattgctaggaaacactacacagttgattgcttgagttgttgttgaattcctagctccaggggcctttataggCCCGAAATCTTATCCCAGAGTCCAAGGCGCCCAACGGTTTAAGGCGCCTCAACTCaatgcggataaaactttatccgcagctcgaAACAGTCAccggcctgctcaaggcgcctcaaATCCTTTCAAGACGCCTtcatgtgtttaaggcgccttaaggttCTCGACAGAATCTCcaacctcttttgactccttttcttcgccactttgtcttccgaagctccgcttgtttgggtgatttcgccaaccgaaatagggctcaccaacccaatttcggccttcctCGGCAGCCTTCGTCCCGCGTCCCTCGAGCAGGTgcactcttcacgcccaccgagtACTCTCAtgactctctcgtccttcggacgcaccgagcccgtcggctcccttcccgtgccgcgcgcccttctcgctagctgcgtcttccgctcgacttcctgtgttcctaagctcctggacactcagacacagggatcaaatacagcaggacctaaccaacttggttgatcacatcaaaactaccacggggttcaacaatctccccctttttgatgtgcatcaacccaagttcaagttagggttaaaaatagacataaacagtaattttaaagaaaaattactaaactaacaagttaagaataatttttgcaattagtaaaattgcaacactttttataaaaaaaaattaaagttttctctaactccccctaaacttgtacttttctctccccctttgatcacagcaaaaaatagGGTCTTAAAAATCTTCAAGTAagattaaagtttttgaaaattttctaagttaaaaatgaatttttcaaaaaaaaaatttctaagtaaaaaaaaatcctaagtaaatgttccaaaaaaaaatttctatgtcaagtgaatgaactattagaattttccaaaagaaaatttctaattcaaaaaaaattttaaaaaaaattctaaggaatttttgtttattttaacaaatatttgataaactttcaaagcattatttaattattttctttcaatattttagcttccaggtcgtggcgaggcactaggccttcttggttattggagcaacaaccacttccttagacaaagcttccataaagaatttcaatgtttaattttctcactgtaagcttttaattttttaaaaaattaattaagcacatattttggaacccaatagaggttccttcctacaggattattcaaaaatctagggggtacatagtttcttggtatttttctaagttgacattgatgcttccttatataccaatttaatttatcataaattcttaattttgaatttggaaattgatttaagcatgcatcagatttcagtttttcaatttctaatttcaaattttcattttctgattttagatgatcatacatttctaacgggcatgctcttgctaggttcaactttagttcagcattctctttttctaattgatctaactttttagaaagagacttgataaatttaaaagattgagttggggttagattgcgtaccttacttacctggtctggtgacgctcccccttcactgctgctttcttcttctgatgttcctcccccttcatcgatgctcatctctgagctggacgtttcttctttctgatggttggccattagtgctagtcccgagaattcttcgacttccgattcggaggttgacgaatctgaccaagtagccttcagattcttgtacttggagggttctggtttcttgtattttggcttttccttttctttctcctttttcttcaattttgggcagtcctccttgatgtgcccttcttcgttgcagttgtagcaatgaaccgtcctcttctttcgataatacctctgcgatttaaatttattagaactgaaaaacttattgaagcgtcttaccagtagtgccgcttcggattcgtcgactgaggcttcggagtcagaattgttCATCTTTTCAGCTTTAAAGCAATGTTGATCTTCGCCTGTTCtcaaactcgagattcgtgaagttcaaaagttcaaaataattgttctaacgtacttacctcgaggtccttagagatgtagtatgcatctactaaggaggcccactctggagttctcgggaaggcattgagtgcgtatcggatagaatcccggttggttacctcttctccaaggttcgttagttgcgttatcagctccttgattctcgcttggagttgcgctaccttctcggaggttcgttaactggttccggaggatgtcgcgcttcggaagtaccttcgtgtagctccaggaatttttcccagagatctttcgctgagtcgtagcttccgatccgatttacttcttgtggtggcagcacactaagcaggtggaactccgcctttccgttggcgacgaaatcggcttgctccttcttgctccatgtgttttcttctttgtctttcggcgctgcaaaaccatatttcattgtaataagaatatcaaaatcgattttaaaaaataccttcattttacgcttccaggtggcgaagtctccgtcgaacttcgggggatggatgttcgctccggccatcgtcttgatcgtagtgcttcagttggcggttagtccttctgaggcgatcaggctctgataccacttgttggtgcagcggaggccggaaagaggggggtgaattgctaaaaacaaaaattaaacgataccctcctcgtactttcaactcaattagtgcaatagtgataaattaataaagcaataaaaactaaataaagaaatacagagaagatcaggattttaacctggttacaaccaagaaggttgttaatccagggcagtagaaaaagcgcagtagaaaaattctccttctctgaaggcgaagaagccttttacactttggatcagaactattgctaggaaacactacacagttgattgcttgagttattgttaaattcctagctccaggggcctttatataggccctggaaatcttatcccgagagtccaaggcgcctccaacagggtttaaggcgcctccaactcaatctgcggataaaactttatccgcagctcaaacggtcaaactggcctgctcaaggcgccttaaatccattcaaggcgccttcaatgtgtttaaggcgccttcaaggttcctgctacagtaatttctgctacagtaacttccagcctcttttgactccttttcttcgtcactttgtcttccgaagctccgtttgtttgggtgatttcggccaaccgaaatagggctcacccgaacccaatttccggccttcctcgagcagccttccgtcccggcttaacgtcccttgaacaccgcgcacgctcttcacgcccaccggagtactcttccgcagctctctcgtccttcggacgcaccgagcccgtcggctcccttcccgtgccgtccttctcactagctgcgtcttccgctcgacttcctgtgttcctaagctcctgcacactcagacacagggatcaaatacagtaggacctaaccaacttggttgatcacatcaaaactaccacggggtccaacaccaccatcacaagtttctagtcttttgactattgtttattagttgtaaatgaagtttatttatttatttgtattaggataaattttatttgaatattagacatgtttcttcttttgtgattgtaattcttgtataagtaacattttgaatgacattgatatgggaaatattctttcttttgtgattatgattctttattatatatttatattgaaatatgatatattggtattaaaatataataatttaaaagacaatgatttaaaactgttgttgttgtctatcaccctcaaagacaacggttaaaaaccgttgttgtagcccCAAAAACGGTTGTAAACTGGCAATGttaataaaaatactctaaacaacaacagttttaaagcgttgcaaaactgttgtcttttcattcaaagacaacggtttaaaaccgttgtcgtagcccccacttttaacaacactgtcaattacaacggttttaaagagcctacgacaacggtttttaaccgttgtcttttaatatttttgttgtagtgccaccaggactttccctcgatattcgatcctccaaacctatcgagcttccctgccaagtgttgagtcctcttgacccacttggtctttccgttTTCCTTTCATGATCTGCTAAGTCTTTCCTACCTAGTCAcgactaggactttcccggttgagtaaacagcttgcacatatttgaactccttgcaaccctagaaatccataggaacttaaataggtacaatcggagctctctagatccatcaataaatttttcgactaaaatccactaatggacctagagagctccgattgtatctatttcagttcctatggattatttctgaggttgcaaggagttcaaatatgctatccattatttatttcgacttctcagaTGTGCTAAAATATAATAAGGAAggattatcaaaattttctacgtTAGACTTGATATCATTCTATATCAGAcccacattaggcctgatataatttcatatcaagcccaacgtggagaattttgatgattcttccttattatattttaatacatttgagaaatcaaaataaataatggatagcatatttgaactctttgcaaccacaaaaatccacaggaactgaaatgggtacaattgaagctctctaggtccatcaatggatttcagtcgaaattcattgatggacctagagaactccgattgcatctatttcagttcttgtggatttctagggttgcaaggagttcaaatatgctatccattgtttatttcggtTTCTAAGAAGTGTTAAAATGTTTTTAGAAGAATCAACGTGTAAAAAAAGGAaagaccgaaacccactgatggatctagagagttCTAATTGTACTCATTTCAGTTCTTGTAGATTTTTAGGATTGtaaagagttcaaatatattattcattatttattttattttttaaaaaatgttaaaatatttttagaagaattaatatgtaaaagagagaaaaatagaatatagaaaagagaagagagagaaaataaaaagaaaaataattagaaagGTAGAATGAGAGGAGTACTATAAAAGATATATCTTTCATAAATAACAACGAGACATGTGCAttatcataaatttgaaaacttggATACGTATTTGGTAAATTGCCTTTCTACTCAGCTAtcattttcttgcaagaaaatgtCACTCTCTTTTTGTAGCCTTCCTTCGAAAATCGCCCATTCGGAAAACCCTAATGGCTACCGCCACCTCCGAGGTAGTTATGTCGATGCTTGAGCCGAATCCTCTGCTTAGCGTCGATATGGTTCGTTGAGTTTGTAATCAATTGGGCCCGGCGTAATTCAATCATGCAACTGCGATCTTGTGATCTGGTAAAATGCGTTCTTACTGTTTTAACGGATGATCTCTGATGGGTTGTATTAGAATTAGCTAGATTTCCCATAAATCTTCTTGCTTGAGTTGGTAATTTGCCCAAAATGAGCATACTTCTTGCTTCGACAGCTTGTTGGATAGTAACCTTGATTTCGAAGCTCACGACTATCTTTTCTCTTGTTCGTGTTGATAGGTGAATTCTTGTGACTGGAAAATGCGATTCGATGGGAGGTTTTCTGAGACCTAAATTTCTAGAAAGGTAGAAAGTGATAATTGTCCATAGTCCGTACAGTACAGAGTGATAAAGATTAGGTTTGAATAACTACGTTGATATTCATAGTTATTGAGTTGTTAGGGTGAATCGAATGGAGTCCTCTGGTGCTCATAATCATTTGCCTCCTCATAAGCGTCTGCTTGCTGAACTGAGGAAGGAGAATTCTGAATTCAATTTTATGCCGCCTGTTCCTATTGTTTTGGGTGATTTTGATGCCCGGCTTCGTGATGTTGTCAATTCCCCAGGATCGACTCCAGAAAAGATCATCGAGGTGTCCAAGTCAGTAGCTTTGGCTGCATTTGAAATTGCTGTGGCAGCTAGAAACAATGCAATTGAGAAAGCAGCTGCAGCTACAAAGGCGAAAGCTGATGCCAAGAATGCATTGTTATTTTTGGACTTCATTACGAGGAAgagaaattctagaaaaatctgtGCAAACCAGAACAAAGTGAGTAAGAAACAGATCCCAATAAAACTCCTCTATCAGACTAGCCATTCTGCTGGGAGCCATGAAACAGATGAAGAACTAGCTAAGAAACTGCATCGCACAATGAATAGTTTGCCTACAATCTCAAATAATAAGTAAAATGCATTTAtgttttgtgaaaaaaaaaaggtTCTATATGATGGTGAAGTTGTCGTTGTCTGCCACAAAAATTCACATAATTTTCATGTGATGAGAATTAGGACAAGTGATGACTCACAAGGGAAAATTCTTAAATGTTCCAAAGCTGACAATTTTGTGAAAAAGAATTTGGTCATCTCAAAAAGAGACTAGAAAATGAATTATGTTCAGATCAATAGCTGGTAAGGAAAGTGAGAATTAGGAAAAAAGAACTTTTATGAAGTACAGCAATTTTATGAAGCGCCAAATTTAGATAATGCAGAAAGTATTGTCTTTTCTTTGAAGCTGAAGTCTTCTAGTTGTGGAAAGTCAAATGTCAATGAAGGCTATCTCagtgtagaaaaaaaaaagtttcacAGTGCTCTTAAGGCAGCAAGGTTCTGAAAGTTCTATATCAAAAGGTTCAAGCTCTCAAGTGCATTCTTAGAATGGAATTGGTTATCCAGTTTGATGGGGAGTCAAAAACGGATCCTTCTCTGGGTaggattttgtttaaaatttttcttctaCAAGGTGCTTGCTTAAAATTTGATGtcaattgttttcttttgttcttTTAATGTTTCGCATAATGTATTTACTACTTCTGTTACACTTGTTCATATTTCCCAATAAGCAATCTGTCTATTACTAGCAATAATTTATGGCTTGCTAATTGTGCTATTGATGGCGTACTGATagcataaaaagaaatattaattcAATGGTAGTTTTAGATTCATGCTCTCATATCAGAAATTTGCAGGCAATATTTGTTCATGTGTGAACTAATATTATCTGGGAATGATGAAATTGCTATacaatgtgttagagtgtatactaaaagcctagcttttggtataaacatttatctagaaataagaatcacattggtcaaatatctacatttatgataaatgtagttgttcaattaatttatattgtagataacatggtgtgtggtgtcacacacagaggatcatgttatcagtaccttataaattataaacagtagctcacgaccataatggaaaggaacaaaccattggaaggtcgtagtgtaattaggtattagtttatcttaactatataattacactagtacacttagagtgtattgagtaggaccattagaggtcgtttcttttatactgactttataaagaaacaaagacctcagttattatggaagtgtgtgctcttaatcctaatataataacgagcacatatatttgatatttatttctttaatttatcaatgggtgagatttagttcgatgaatcaataagcccgataagttgggaaatgatatcacttatagtgtgtgttgttgattatagaaggaaactgtgtcctagtgatctaggttgagaatgtccccaagaggagctcataaggattgtcatgttaaaccctgcaggtggacatagtccgacatgacgatgaagttgagtggcactactcttggagctagatattaattaagtgagttgtcagtaacttacttaattagtagacatttgttatcttaaacacagggagactaacacactcataataagaaggagcccaaaatgtaatttgggattggtgcggtagttcaataatagttctttagtggaatgaattattattgatgaaatttagttgtgtgttcggggcaaacacgggatgcttaatttcatcgggagaccaaaaccaattcctcctctcggtccctatcgtagcctctagtatatagagatttatacccaccgcatacccaccttcttacccatccaatgggcaagctagcttggaacccaagctagggccggccaagaccaagtggatgagcagTTGGTggtcgccaaagcttgggtcccaagcttaggtggcctaccactagaatattaaaaggatttttattaaaattatttcttatgtggatatcatgattttaaagagagtttaaaattaaaaatttcctttataactttccacaaaagattaagagaagagattaatctctttccttatttgtagattaaaaggatggttttaatttttggtaaaaactttccttatttgtaaatcatctacatgtttaaaagagagtttaaaatttgaaatctttccttatttgttgattaaaggaggattttaaattttaagaaaactttcctttttaaccatgttcatgatttaaaagaaagtttaaaaattaataattctcttttattagtttctacaaaagattgagaaaagatttgatatctttccttatttgtagattaaaagagattttaatttttagagataactttctttttatccacatgtttaaaagaaagattttaatttattaaatttcctttttataaaccaatcatgaagggattaaattattgaagaaattttataaatttctggagacaaattaggaagttttaattaattaaaactctccttgtttgtagctttggtgtggccggccatgtaaattgagaaaaggaaaattgttttaattaaataaaattttccttttcatggcaaaagaattaaggaagtttttaattaaatttccttatttgccaagaccaaggattataaaagagggggtagagaaggcttcatggtgaacaactctattattttctccctcttttccttggtgtggccggccaacctctcttcctctcttcctcttggtggtggcgaaCCTTCCTATTtgctggagctcttgtggtggcggatactacttggagaagaagaagaagaaggagagaaagcttgtatcccttggagcttggttggtggaaaagatcttcatcttttggaagctttgtgcttggccgaaacttgaagaaaggagaagaaggtgctttggtggattctcatctcggaagatcgttgcccacacaacgtccgaggttagaagaggaatacggtagaagatcaagaggtctttctaaaaggtataactagtatttttcctttccgcatcatactagttatttttggaaataatatcaaatacaagaggcttacgattctagtatttcgaatatgtttttcgaagtagtgttcttttgttttatttttccttgtgatttgattgttcttttcggttaacctaaagttattttaggaaattaaatattagatttctataaaaggttttgtctagtcggtggtggttgctcccatatccaagaaggccatgtgcctcgccacgtcagtactgggaaccaattatggaaattaatatttaatggaattaataacttaaggtgatttgggtcgaacgtgttaagttccgcaggagatccaagtcaaaacctaaaagaacaaatagattaagttttggatcaaacgtgttaagttccgcaggcgatccaaaatttaatttaaaagaacacatggtagctaggaaaaggttcagacctttgtacaaaatttttgtacagtggaacctctaggctttc
Coding sequences within it:
- the LOC122014330 gene encoding uncharacterized protein LOC122014330 isoform X2, yielding MESSGAHNHLPPHKRLLAELRKENSEFNFMPPVPIVLGDFDARLRDVVNSPGSTPEKIIEVSKSVALAAFEIAVAARNNAIEKAAAATKAKADAKNALLFLDFITRKRNSRKICANQNKVSKKQIPIKLLYQTSHSAGSHETDEELAKKLHRTMNSLPTISNNK
- the LOC122014330 gene encoding uncharacterized protein LOC122014330 isoform X1 yields the protein MGGFLRPKFLERVNRMESSGAHNHLPPHKRLLAELRKENSEFNFMPPVPIVLGDFDARLRDVVNSPGSTPEKIIEVSKSVALAAFEIAVAARNNAIEKAAAATKAKADAKNALLFLDFITRKRNSRKICANQNKVSKKQIPIKLLYQTSHSAGSHETDEELAKKLHRTMNSLPTISNNK